A single window of Stigmatopora nigra isolate UIUO_SnigA chromosome 22, RoL_Snig_1.1, whole genome shotgun sequence DNA harbors:
- the LOC144215831 gene encoding ceramide transfer protein-like isoform X4, which yields MSEKSSTSGSDEDVEPESAQPVEFGGVLSKWTNYIHGWQDRWVVLKNNALSYYKSEDEREYGCRGSLCLNKAVITPHEFDECRFDISVNDSVWYLRAEDPEHRLQWIESIEVHKAESGYGSESSLRRHGSMLSLTSAASSFSATSASSFKKGHRLCEKLAEMETFRDILCRQVDTLQKYFDSCADAVSKDEFHRDRVEEDDDDFPATSRPDGDCCYNNNGSKEKLFSPASPKGINGIDFKGEAITFKATTAGILSTLSHCIELMVKREDSWQKRLEKELEKRRHVEGAYKSAMHELKKKSHYGGPDYEEGPNSLINEDEFFDAVDAALDRQDKIEEQSEKVRIPRLTPVPPGDVYSSISTHRFATKVEEMVQNHMTYSLQDVGGDANWQLVIEEGEMKVYRREVEENGIVLDPLKATHAVKGVTGHELCHYFWDTAVRMDWETTIENFNVVETLSDNAVIVYQTHKRVWPASQRDVLYLSAIRKILATNENDPDTWLVCNFSVDHENAAPSNRCVRAKINVAMICQTLVSPPEGDKEISRDNILCKITYVANVNPGGWAPASVLRAVAKREYPKFLKRFTSYVQDKTSGKPILF from the exons ATGTCCGAAAAGAGCTCAACCTCCGGGTCAGATGAAGATGTGGAACCAGAATCCGCACAACCTGTGGAGTTCGGGGGCGTGCTGAGCAAG TGGACCAATTACATCCACGGATGGCAGGACCGATGGGTTGTGTTGAAGAACAACGCTTTGAGCTACTACAAGTCAGAGGATGAACGGGAATATGGCTGCAGGGGATCCTTGTGTCTCAATAAGGCTGTTATCACA CCCCATGAGTTTGACGAGTGTCGTTTTGACATCAGTGTCAACGACAGCGTCTGGTACCTTCGAGCTGAAGACCCGGAGCACAGACTCCAGTGGATCGAGTCCATTGAGGTACACAAG GCCGAGTCCGGGTATGGGTCAGAATCTAGTCTGAGACGACATGGTTCCATGCTGTCTCTCACGTCAGCAGCTAGCTCATTTTCTGCAACGTCCGCCTCATCCTTCAAG AAGGGACACAGGCTGTGCGAAAAGTTGGCAGAAATGGAGACCTTTCGAGACATTCTTTGTAGACAAGTGGACACGTTGCAAAAGTATTTCGACTCCTGCGCTGACGCTGTCTCCAAAGACGAGTTTCACAGGGACAGGG TTGAAGAAGATGACGATGACTTCCCTGCCACCTCAAGGCCAGATGGGGATTGTTGTTACAACAATAACGGCAGCAAAGAGAAAC TTTTCTCCCCCGCCAGTCCCAAAGGCATCAACGGTATAGACTTCAAAGGGGAGGCAATCACCTTCAAGGCCACCACAGCAGGCATCTTGTCCACTTTGTCTCACTGCATTGAGCTGATGGTCAAACGAGAGGACAGTTGGCAGAAGAGACTTGAGAAG GAGCTGGAGAAGAGAAGGCACGTAGAAGGTGCCTACAAGTCTGCTATGCATGAACTAAAGAAAAAGTCACATTATGGAGGCCCTGACTATGAG GAGGGACCCAACAGTTTGATCAATGAGGACGAGTTCTTCGATGCGGTAGATGCTGCGCTCGACAGACAAGACAAAATAGAAGAGCAG TCCGAAAAGGTCAGGATCCCCCGACTGACTCCAGTTCCTCCCGGTGATGTCTATTCCAGTATCAGCACGCACAGATTTGCCACCAAG GTGGAAGAGATGGTACAGAATCATATGACATACTCACTTCAGGATGTGGGTGGAGACGCCAACTGGCAGCTAGTCATCGAGGAAGGGGAGATGAAG GTGTATAGAAGAGAAGTGGAAGAGAATGGTATCGTTTTGGATCCCCTTAAAGCGACGCATGCTGTCAAAGGGGTGACGGGTCATGAGCTTTGCCATTACTTCTGGGACACGGCTGTGCGCATGGACTGGGAGA CCACCATTGAAAATTTCAACGTGGTGGAAACGCTCTCCGACAACGCCGTCATCGTTTATCAAACACACAAG AGGGTGTGGCCAGCCTCGCAGAGAGACGTCCTCTACCTGTCGGCCATCAGGAAGATTCTGGCAACTAACGAAAATGACCCTGACACTTGGTTAGTGTGCAACTTTTCTGTGGACCACGAAAATGCAGCG CCTTCGAATCGGTGCGTTCGAGCCAAGATCAACGTTGCCATGATCTGCCAAACACTGGTCAGCCCACCAGAGGGCGATAAAGAAATCAGCAGGGATAACATCCTCTGTAAAATCACCTATGTTGCCAACG TTAATCCCGGCGGGTGGGCTCCGGCCTCAGTTCTCCGGGCCGTTGCCAAGCGAGAGTACCCCAAGTTCCTCAAGCGTTTCACCTCCTACGTCCAGGACAAGACTTCGGGGAAGCCCATCCTGTTTTGA
- the LOC144215831 gene encoding ceramide transfer protein-like isoform X2 — MSEKSSTSGSDEDVEPESAQPVEFGGVLSKWTNYIHGWQDRWVVLKNNALSYYKSEDEREYGCRGSLCLNKAVITPHEFDECRFDISVNDSVWYLRAEDPEHRLQWIESIEVHKAESGYGSESSLRRHGSMLSLTSAASSFSATSASSFKKGHRLCEKLAEMETFRDILCRQVDTLQKYFDSCADAVSKDEFHRDRVEEDDDDFPATSRPDGDCCYNNNGSKEKLFSPASPKGINGIDFKGEAITFKATTAGILSTLSHCIELMVKREDSWQKRLEKELEKRRHVEGAYKSAMHELKKKSHYGGPDYEEGPNSLINEDEFFDAVDAALDRQDKIEEQSEKVRIPRLTPVPPGDVYSSISTHRFATKARSHCSSVSSVELVSASDDVHRFSTQVEEMVQNHMTYSLQDVGGDANWQLVIEEGEMKVYRREVEENGIVLDPLKATHAVKGVTGHELCHYFWDTAVRMDWETTIENFNVVETLSDNAVIVYQTHKRVWPASQRDVLYLSAIRKILATNENDPDTWLVCNFSVDHENAAPSNRCVRAKINVAMICQTLVSPPEGDKEISRDNILCKITYVANVNPGGWAPASVLRAVAKREYPKFLKRFTSYVQDKTSGKPILF; from the exons ATGTCCGAAAAGAGCTCAACCTCCGGGTCAGATGAAGATGTGGAACCAGAATCCGCACAACCTGTGGAGTTCGGGGGCGTGCTGAGCAAG TGGACCAATTACATCCACGGATGGCAGGACCGATGGGTTGTGTTGAAGAACAACGCTTTGAGCTACTACAAGTCAGAGGATGAACGGGAATATGGCTGCAGGGGATCCTTGTGTCTCAATAAGGCTGTTATCACA CCCCATGAGTTTGACGAGTGTCGTTTTGACATCAGTGTCAACGACAGCGTCTGGTACCTTCGAGCTGAAGACCCGGAGCACAGACTCCAGTGGATCGAGTCCATTGAGGTACACAAG GCCGAGTCCGGGTATGGGTCAGAATCTAGTCTGAGACGACATGGTTCCATGCTGTCTCTCACGTCAGCAGCTAGCTCATTTTCTGCAACGTCCGCCTCATCCTTCAAG AAGGGACACAGGCTGTGCGAAAAGTTGGCAGAAATGGAGACCTTTCGAGACATTCTTTGTAGACAAGTGGACACGTTGCAAAAGTATTTCGACTCCTGCGCTGACGCTGTCTCCAAAGACGAGTTTCACAGGGACAGGG TTGAAGAAGATGACGATGACTTCCCTGCCACCTCAAGGCCAGATGGGGATTGTTGTTACAACAATAACGGCAGCAAAGAGAAAC TTTTCTCCCCCGCCAGTCCCAAAGGCATCAACGGTATAGACTTCAAAGGGGAGGCAATCACCTTCAAGGCCACCACAGCAGGCATCTTGTCCACTTTGTCTCACTGCATTGAGCTGATGGTCAAACGAGAGGACAGTTGGCAGAAGAGACTTGAGAAG GAGCTGGAGAAGAGAAGGCACGTAGAAGGTGCCTACAAGTCTGCTATGCATGAACTAAAGAAAAAGTCACATTATGGAGGCCCTGACTATGAG GAGGGACCCAACAGTTTGATCAATGAGGACGAGTTCTTCGATGCGGTAGATGCTGCGCTCGACAGACAAGACAAAATAGAAGAGCAG TCCGAAAAGGTCAGGATCCCCCGACTGACTCCAGTTCCTCCCGGTGATGTCTATTCCAGTATCAGCACGCACAGATTTGCCACCAAG GCGCGTAGTCATTGCTCTTCCGTGTCCTCTGTCGAGCTAGTCAGTGCCTCAGATGATGTTCACAGATTCAGCACTCAG GTGGAAGAGATGGTACAGAATCATATGACATACTCACTTCAGGATGTGGGTGGAGACGCCAACTGGCAGCTAGTCATCGAGGAAGGGGAGATGAAG GTGTATAGAAGAGAAGTGGAAGAGAATGGTATCGTTTTGGATCCCCTTAAAGCGACGCATGCTGTCAAAGGGGTGACGGGTCATGAGCTTTGCCATTACTTCTGGGACACGGCTGTGCGCATGGACTGGGAGA CCACCATTGAAAATTTCAACGTGGTGGAAACGCTCTCCGACAACGCCGTCATCGTTTATCAAACACACAAG AGGGTGTGGCCAGCCTCGCAGAGAGACGTCCTCTACCTGTCGGCCATCAGGAAGATTCTGGCAACTAACGAAAATGACCCTGACACTTGGTTAGTGTGCAACTTTTCTGTGGACCACGAAAATGCAGCG CCTTCGAATCGGTGCGTTCGAGCCAAGATCAACGTTGCCATGATCTGCCAAACACTGGTCAGCCCACCAGAGGGCGATAAAGAAATCAGCAGGGATAACATCCTCTGTAAAATCACCTATGTTGCCAACG TTAATCCCGGCGGGTGGGCTCCGGCCTCAGTTCTCCGGGCCGTTGCCAAGCGAGAGTACCCCAAGTTCCTCAAGCGTTTCACCTCCTACGTCCAGGACAAGACTTCGGGGAAGCCCATCCTGTTTTGA
- the LOC144215831 gene encoding ceramide transfer protein-like isoform X3 has product MSEKSSTSGSDEDVEPESAQPVEFGGVLSKWTNYIHGWQDRWVVLKNNALSYYKSEDEREYGCRGSLCLNKAVITPHEFDECRFDISVNDSVWYLRAEDPEHRLQWIESIEVHKAESGYGSESSLRRHGSMLSLTSAASSFSATSASSFKKGHRLCEKLAEMETFRDILCRQVDTLQKYFDSCADAVSKDEFHRDRVEEDDDDFPATSRPDGDCCYNNNGSKEKLFSPASPKGINGIDFKGEAITFKATTAGILSTLSHCIELMVKREDSWQKRLEKELEKRRHVEGAYKSAMHELKKKSHYGGPDYEEGPNSLINEDEFFDAVDAALDRQDKIEEQVRFALVAFKLCIDLTLQNSPVSLCQSEKVRIPRLTPVPPGDVYSSISTHRFATKVEEMVQNHMTYSLQDVGGDANWQLVIEEGEMKVYRREVEENGIVLDPLKATHAVKGVTGHELCHYFWDTAVRMDWETTIENFNVVETLSDNAVIVYQTHKRVWPASQRDVLYLSAIRKILATNENDPDTWLVCNFSVDHENAAPSNRCVRAKINVAMICQTLVSPPEGDKEISRDNILCKITYVANVNPGGWAPASVLRAVAKREYPKFLKRFTSYVQDKTSGKPILF; this is encoded by the exons ATGTCCGAAAAGAGCTCAACCTCCGGGTCAGATGAAGATGTGGAACCAGAATCCGCACAACCTGTGGAGTTCGGGGGCGTGCTGAGCAAG TGGACCAATTACATCCACGGATGGCAGGACCGATGGGTTGTGTTGAAGAACAACGCTTTGAGCTACTACAAGTCAGAGGATGAACGGGAATATGGCTGCAGGGGATCCTTGTGTCTCAATAAGGCTGTTATCACA CCCCATGAGTTTGACGAGTGTCGTTTTGACATCAGTGTCAACGACAGCGTCTGGTACCTTCGAGCTGAAGACCCGGAGCACAGACTCCAGTGGATCGAGTCCATTGAGGTACACAAG GCCGAGTCCGGGTATGGGTCAGAATCTAGTCTGAGACGACATGGTTCCATGCTGTCTCTCACGTCAGCAGCTAGCTCATTTTCTGCAACGTCCGCCTCATCCTTCAAG AAGGGACACAGGCTGTGCGAAAAGTTGGCAGAAATGGAGACCTTTCGAGACATTCTTTGTAGACAAGTGGACACGTTGCAAAAGTATTTCGACTCCTGCGCTGACGCTGTCTCCAAAGACGAGTTTCACAGGGACAGGG TTGAAGAAGATGACGATGACTTCCCTGCCACCTCAAGGCCAGATGGGGATTGTTGTTACAACAATAACGGCAGCAAAGAGAAAC TTTTCTCCCCCGCCAGTCCCAAAGGCATCAACGGTATAGACTTCAAAGGGGAGGCAATCACCTTCAAGGCCACCACAGCAGGCATCTTGTCCACTTTGTCTCACTGCATTGAGCTGATGGTCAAACGAGAGGACAGTTGGCAGAAGAGACTTGAGAAG GAGCTGGAGAAGAGAAGGCACGTAGAAGGTGCCTACAAGTCTGCTATGCATGAACTAAAGAAAAAGTCACATTATGGAGGCCCTGACTATGAG GAGGGACCCAACAGTTTGATCAATGAGGACGAGTTCTTCGATGCGGTAGATGCTGCGCTCGACAGACAAGACAAAATAGAAGAGCAGGTGCGCTTTGCCCTTGTTGCATTTAAACTATGTATTGACTTAACCTTACAAAATTCGCCTGTTTCCCTGTGCCAGTCCGAAAAGGTCAGGATCCCCCGACTGACTCCAGTTCCTCCCGGTGATGTCTATTCCAGTATCAGCACGCACAGATTTGCCACCAAG GTGGAAGAGATGGTACAGAATCATATGACATACTCACTTCAGGATGTGGGTGGAGACGCCAACTGGCAGCTAGTCATCGAGGAAGGGGAGATGAAG GTGTATAGAAGAGAAGTGGAAGAGAATGGTATCGTTTTGGATCCCCTTAAAGCGACGCATGCTGTCAAAGGGGTGACGGGTCATGAGCTTTGCCATTACTTCTGGGACACGGCTGTGCGCATGGACTGGGAGA CCACCATTGAAAATTTCAACGTGGTGGAAACGCTCTCCGACAACGCCGTCATCGTTTATCAAACACACAAG AGGGTGTGGCCAGCCTCGCAGAGAGACGTCCTCTACCTGTCGGCCATCAGGAAGATTCTGGCAACTAACGAAAATGACCCTGACACTTGGTTAGTGTGCAACTTTTCTGTGGACCACGAAAATGCAGCG CCTTCGAATCGGTGCGTTCGAGCCAAGATCAACGTTGCCATGATCTGCCAAACACTGGTCAGCCCACCAGAGGGCGATAAAGAAATCAGCAGGGATAACATCCTCTGTAAAATCACCTATGTTGCCAACG TTAATCCCGGCGGGTGGGCTCCGGCCTCAGTTCTCCGGGCCGTTGCCAAGCGAGAGTACCCCAAGTTCCTCAAGCGTTTCACCTCCTACGTCCAGGACAAGACTTCGGGGAAGCCCATCCTGTTTTGA
- the LOC144215831 gene encoding ceramide transfer protein-like isoform X1: protein MSEKSSTSGSDEDVEPESAQPVEFGGVLSKWTNYIHGWQDRWVVLKNNALSYYKSEDEREYGCRGSLCLNKAVITPHEFDECRFDISVNDSVWYLRAEDPEHRLQWIESIEVHKAESGYGSESSLRRHGSMLSLTSAASSFSATSASSFKKGHRLCEKLAEMETFRDILCRQVDTLQKYFDSCADAVSKDEFHRDRVEEDDDDFPATSRPDGDCCYNNNGSKEKLFSPASPKGINGIDFKGEAITFKATTAGILSTLSHCIELMVKREDSWQKRLEKELEKRRHVEGAYKSAMHELKKKSHYGGPDYEEGPNSLINEDEFFDAVDAALDRQDKIEEQVRFALVAFKLCIDLTLQNSPVSLCQSEKVRIPRLTPVPPGDVYSSISTHRFATKARSHCSSVSSVELVSASDDVHRFSTQVEEMVQNHMTYSLQDVGGDANWQLVIEEGEMKVYRREVEENGIVLDPLKATHAVKGVTGHELCHYFWDTAVRMDWETTIENFNVVETLSDNAVIVYQTHKRVWPASQRDVLYLSAIRKILATNENDPDTWLVCNFSVDHENAAPSNRCVRAKINVAMICQTLVSPPEGDKEISRDNILCKITYVANVNPGGWAPASVLRAVAKREYPKFLKRFTSYVQDKTSGKPILF, encoded by the exons ATGTCCGAAAAGAGCTCAACCTCCGGGTCAGATGAAGATGTGGAACCAGAATCCGCACAACCTGTGGAGTTCGGGGGCGTGCTGAGCAAG TGGACCAATTACATCCACGGATGGCAGGACCGATGGGTTGTGTTGAAGAACAACGCTTTGAGCTACTACAAGTCAGAGGATGAACGGGAATATGGCTGCAGGGGATCCTTGTGTCTCAATAAGGCTGTTATCACA CCCCATGAGTTTGACGAGTGTCGTTTTGACATCAGTGTCAACGACAGCGTCTGGTACCTTCGAGCTGAAGACCCGGAGCACAGACTCCAGTGGATCGAGTCCATTGAGGTACACAAG GCCGAGTCCGGGTATGGGTCAGAATCTAGTCTGAGACGACATGGTTCCATGCTGTCTCTCACGTCAGCAGCTAGCTCATTTTCTGCAACGTCCGCCTCATCCTTCAAG AAGGGACACAGGCTGTGCGAAAAGTTGGCAGAAATGGAGACCTTTCGAGACATTCTTTGTAGACAAGTGGACACGTTGCAAAAGTATTTCGACTCCTGCGCTGACGCTGTCTCCAAAGACGAGTTTCACAGGGACAGGG TTGAAGAAGATGACGATGACTTCCCTGCCACCTCAAGGCCAGATGGGGATTGTTGTTACAACAATAACGGCAGCAAAGAGAAAC TTTTCTCCCCCGCCAGTCCCAAAGGCATCAACGGTATAGACTTCAAAGGGGAGGCAATCACCTTCAAGGCCACCACAGCAGGCATCTTGTCCACTTTGTCTCACTGCATTGAGCTGATGGTCAAACGAGAGGACAGTTGGCAGAAGAGACTTGAGAAG GAGCTGGAGAAGAGAAGGCACGTAGAAGGTGCCTACAAGTCTGCTATGCATGAACTAAAGAAAAAGTCACATTATGGAGGCCCTGACTATGAG GAGGGACCCAACAGTTTGATCAATGAGGACGAGTTCTTCGATGCGGTAGATGCTGCGCTCGACAGACAAGACAAAATAGAAGAGCAGGTGCGCTTTGCCCTTGTTGCATTTAAACTATGTATTGACTTAACCTTACAAAATTCGCCTGTTTCCCTGTGCCAGTCCGAAAAGGTCAGGATCCCCCGACTGACTCCAGTTCCTCCCGGTGATGTCTATTCCAGTATCAGCACGCACAGATTTGCCACCAAG GCGCGTAGTCATTGCTCTTCCGTGTCCTCTGTCGAGCTAGTCAGTGCCTCAGATGATGTTCACAGATTCAGCACTCAG GTGGAAGAGATGGTACAGAATCATATGACATACTCACTTCAGGATGTGGGTGGAGACGCCAACTGGCAGCTAGTCATCGAGGAAGGGGAGATGAAG GTGTATAGAAGAGAAGTGGAAGAGAATGGTATCGTTTTGGATCCCCTTAAAGCGACGCATGCTGTCAAAGGGGTGACGGGTCATGAGCTTTGCCATTACTTCTGGGACACGGCTGTGCGCATGGACTGGGAGA CCACCATTGAAAATTTCAACGTGGTGGAAACGCTCTCCGACAACGCCGTCATCGTTTATCAAACACACAAG AGGGTGTGGCCAGCCTCGCAGAGAGACGTCCTCTACCTGTCGGCCATCAGGAAGATTCTGGCAACTAACGAAAATGACCCTGACACTTGGTTAGTGTGCAACTTTTCTGTGGACCACGAAAATGCAGCG CCTTCGAATCGGTGCGTTCGAGCCAAGATCAACGTTGCCATGATCTGCCAAACACTGGTCAGCCCACCAGAGGGCGATAAAGAAATCAGCAGGGATAACATCCTCTGTAAAATCACCTATGTTGCCAACG TTAATCCCGGCGGGTGGGCTCCGGCCTCAGTTCTCCGGGCCGTTGCCAAGCGAGAGTACCCCAAGTTCCTCAAGCGTTTCACCTCCTACGTCCAGGACAAGACTTCGGGGAAGCCCATCCTGTTTTGA